From the genome of Glycine max cultivar Williams 82 chromosome 2, Glycine_max_v4.0, whole genome shotgun sequence, one region includes:
- the LOC100814465 gene encoding probable UDP-3-O-acyl-N-acetylglucosamine deacetylase 1, mitochondrial, whose protein sequence is MSSSNALRSSKLVSWNRTGRLQQTLADCVERQGKALHSGKVSTVRLCPERASRGRYFDFRSNFVPASVEFAQVSPLCTTLYKGGFRIRTVEHLLSALEASGVDNCRIEIEDSDTQGHDAEIPIFDGSAREWVAAVEEVGLTVATDLDGKSVEKMAPHVNEPVYAWRNDSFVAAFPSEVVRITYGINFSQAPVIGCQWFSTPPLDNLVYSMQIALSRTFCIYEEVEQMRNAGLIKGGSLENAIVCSASKGWLNPPLHFSDEPCRHKILDLIGDLSLFAQFGNQGLPVAHIVAYKGGHALHTDLARRLIGMI, encoded by the exons ATGTCTTCCTCCAACGCTCTCAGATCATCAAAACTGGTCTCATGGAATAGA ACTGGGAGGCTGCAGCAAACCCTAGCGGATTGCGTGGAGCGGCAAGGCAAGGCGTTGCATTCGGGAAAGGTTTCGACGGTGAGACTGTGTCCCGAACGCGCTTCCCGAGGCAGGTACTTCGATTTTCGTTCCAATTTCGTTCCCGCCTCTGTTGAATTCGCTCAGGTCTCGCCCCTCTGCACCACTCTGTACAAAGGCGGGTTCCGAATTCGAACCGTGGAGCACTTGCTTTCGGCTTTGGAGGCTTCGGGTGTCGATAATTGCAGGATCGAGATTGAGGATTCGGATACTCAAGGACACGACGCAGAG ATTCCTATATTTGATGGGTCTGCAAGGGAATGGGTGGCTGCAGTGGAAGAAGTTGGTTTGACAGTGGCCACTGATCTTGATGGCAAAAGTGTTGAGAAAATGGCACCACATGTGAATGAACCAGTGTATGCTTGGAGAAATGATTCTTTTGTTGCTGCATTTCCTTCAGAAGTGGTTCGAATAACTTATGGCATTAACTTTTCGCAG GCACCTGTTATTGGCTGCCAGTGGTTTTCTACACCCCCCTTGGATAATTTGGTGTATTCCATGCAGATAGCTTTGTCAAGAACCTTCTGCATTTATGAAGAG GTTGAGCAAATGCGCAATGCTGGACTTATCAAAGGAGGTTCTCTAGAAAATGCCATTGTGTGCAG tGCCAGTAAAGGTTGGTTGAATCCACCTTTGCATTTCAGTGATGAACCATGTCGTCACAAGATCTTAGACCTTATTGGTGATCTGTCACTGTTTGCCCAGTTTGGGAATCAAGGACTCCCAGTGGCTCATATCGTTGCGTACAAG GGTGGCCATGCATTGCATACTGATTTGGCACGCCGCCTGATAGGAATGATTTGA
- the LOC100808028 gene encoding E3 ubiquitin protein ligase RIE1, giving the protein MSSQTAPTEAPEPYTPLLRSRTDAGRGPAPALALLLGRAGRRGPSMLVRETAARELEERRADWGYSKPVVALDMSWNMAFVVVSAAMLACTTSEHPTTPIRVWIVGYALQCLVHVLLVWLEYRRRSRRDSRSGSQRARDVESDAGSGDDDDYSDDGDGSSGNTSRSRFAKRCESLNTGVSFLWWIVGFYWVVSGGDILLQDAPRLYWLAVVFLAFDVFFAIFCVVLACLIGIALCCCLPCIIAILYAVAGQEGASEADLSMLPKYKFRILSDVDKPSGGAGSMVPIETSSAYLENERTLLLEDAECCICLCSYEDGAELHALPCNHHFHSSCIVKWLKMNATCPLCKYNILKGNEQV; this is encoded by the exons ATGTCATCACAAACCGCGCCCACGGAGGCGCCGGAGCCTTATACGCCGCTTCTCCGCTCCCGCACCGATGCCGGCCGAGGTCCCGCCCCCGCGCTGGCGCTCCTTCTCGGCCGCGCCGGCCGCCGTGGCCCATCCATGCTGGTACGTGAGACGGCGGCGCGTGAGCTCGAGGAGCGCCGCGCTGACTGGGGCTACTCCAAGCCGGTGGTGGCGCTCGACATGTCGTGGAACATGGCCTTCGTGGTCGTCTCGGCGGCTATGCTCGCATGCACCACCTCCGAGCACCCGACCACGCCGATCCGCGTGTGGATCGTTGGGTACGCGCTGCAGTGCCTCGTGCACGTGTTGCTCGTGTGGCTCGAGTACCGGCGCCGGAGCCGGAGGGACTCTCGCAGCGGCAGCCAGAGGGCGCGGGACGTGGAGAGCGACGCCGGCAGCGGCGACGATGACGACTACAGTGACGACGGAGATGGGAGCTCTGGCAACACGTCTCGCTCCAG aTTCGCAAAACGATGTGAGTCGTTAAATACCGGGGTTTCATTCCTTTGGTGGATAGTGGGCTTTTATTGGGTTGTCTCTGGTGGCGATATACTTCTGCAAGATGCCCCACGATTGTACTG GTTGGCTGTTGTCTTTCTGGCATTTGATGTCTTTTTTGCCATCTTTTGTGTTGTCTTGGCATGCTTGATTGGCATTGCTCTCTGTTGTTGTTTGCCCTGCATCATTGCTATTCTCTATGCTGTTGCAGGACAG GAAGGTGCGTCAGAAGCAGATCTTAGCATGCTTCCGAAATACAAATTTCGAATATTAAGTGATGTGGATAAACCTAGTGGTGGAGCTGGATCAATGGTTCCCATAGAAACCAGCAGTGCTTACTTGGAAAATGAACGAACACTTCTACTCGAGGATGCG GAATGTTGTATATGCCTCTGTTCATACGAGGATGGAGCAGAGCTGCATGCTCTTCCCTGCAACCATCATTTCCATTCGTCGTGCATTGTGAAATGGCTGAAGATGAATGCAACTTGTCCTCTCTGCAAGTACAATATTCTCAAGGGAAACGAACAAGTGTGA
- the LOC100809096 gene encoding 40S ribosomal protein S2-4: MAERGGGERGGDRGGFGRGFGGRGRGGDRGRGRRRGPRREEEEKWVPVTKLGRLVKEGRIRSLEQIYLHSLPIKEHQIIDTLVGPTLKDEVMKITPVQKQTRAGQRTRFKAFVVVGDNNGHVGLGVKCSKEVATAIRGAIILAKLSVIPVRRGYWGNKIGKPHTVPCKVTGKCGSVTVRMVPAPRGSGIVAARVPKKVLQFAGIDDVFTSSRGSTKTLGNFVKATFDCLMKTYGFLTPEFWKETRFSKSPFQEYTDLLAKPTGKTLILEEERVDA; encoded by the exons ATGGCAGAGCGCGGAGGTGGCGAACGTGGCGGCGACCGTGGCGGTTTCGGACGCGGCTTCGGCGGGCGAGGGCGCGGAGGCGACAGGGGCCGCGGCCGGCGTAGAGGTCCCCGCCGCGAGGAGGAGGAGAAGTGGGTCCCGGTGACTAAGCTGGGACGCCTGgtgaaggaaggaagaatccgAAGCCTGGAGCAGATCTACCTCCACTCGCTGCCCATCAAAGAGCACCAGATCATCGACACGCTGGTGGGCCCCACCCTGAAGGACGAGGTGATGAAGATCACGCCGGTTCAGAAGCAGACCCGGGCCGGGCAGAGAACCCGTTTCAAGGCCTTCGTGGTCGTCGGCGACAACAACGGCCACGTGGGTCTAGGCGTGAAGTGCAGCAAGGAAGTGGCCACCGCAATTCGTGGCGCGATTATTCTCGCGAAGCTTTCGGTTATTCCCGTGAGGAGGGGTTACTGGGGGAACAAGATTGGGAAGCCCCACACCGTTCCGTGCAAGGTTACCGGGAAGTGTGGGTCCGTTACCGTTAGGATGGTTCCCGCGCCTAGGGGTTCCGGGATTGTGGCGGCTAGGGTTCCCAAGAAGGTGCTGCAGTTTGCTGGTATTGATGATGTTTTCACCTCCTCCAGGGGATCCACCAAGACCCTTGGCAACTTCGTTAAG GCTACTTTTGATTGCTTGATGAAAACCTATGGATTCCTGACACCAGAATTCTGGAAGGAGACTCGCTTCTCCAAATCTCCATTCCAAGAGTACACAGATCTATTGGCAAAACCAACAGGGAAGACTCTAATCTTGGAGGAGGAAAGGGTGGATGCTTGA
- the LOC100814997 gene encoding cleavage and polyadenylation specificity factor subunit 3-II — protein sequence MAIETLVLGAGQEVGKSCVVVTINAKRIMFDCGMHMGYLDHRRYPDFTRISPSRDLNSALSCIIITHFHLDHVGALAYFTEVLGYNGPVYMTYPTKALAPLMLEDYRKVMVDRRGEEELFSSDQIAECMKKVIAVDLRQTVQVEKDLQIRAYYAGHVIGAAMFYAKVGDAEMVYTGDYNMTPDRHLGAAQIDRLRLDLLITESTYATTIRDSRYAREREFLKAVHKCVSCGGKVLIPTFALGRAQELCILLEDYWERMNLKVPIYFSAGLTIQANAYYKMLIRWTRQKIKDTYSKHNAFDFKNVQKFERSMIDAPGPCVLFATPGMLSGGFSVEVFKHWAVSENNLVSLPGYCVPGTIGHKLMSDKHDKVDLDPNTKIDVRCQIHQLAFSPHTDSKGIMDLVNFLSPKHVILVHGEKHKMASLKEKIHSELGIQCYDPANNETVTIPSANYVYAETSDTFIRSCLSPNFTFQKCSSVDLCNSTTVDRNLMPELQVEDERVAEGVLVLEKGKKAKIVHQDELLLMLEEQKHDA from the exons ATGGCGATTGAAACGCTCGTGCTGG GCGCTGGTCAAGAAGTTGGCAAGAGCTGCGTGGTGGTAACCATCAACGCCAAGCGAATCATGTTCGATTGCGGAATGCACATGGGCTACTTGGATCATCGTCGTTACCCTGATTTCACCCGCATCTCCCCCAGTAGAGATCTCAACTCTGCCCTCTCTTGCATCATCATCACTCACTT TCACTTGGATCACGTTGGTGCTTTAGCTTACTTCACTGAAGTTTTGGGGTATAACGGACCGGTTTACATGACG TACCCGACAAAAGCTTTGGCTCCTTTAATGTTGGAAGACTATCGGAAAGTGATGGTTGATCGCCGGGGGGAGGAAGAGCTATTCTCTTCTGATCAAATTGCTGAGTGCATGAAGAAAG TTATTGCTGTTGATCTGAGGCAGACTGTACAAGTAGAGAAAGACCTGCAGATACGTGCCTATTATGCAGGACAT GTTATTGGAGCTGCAATGTTCTATGCAAAAGTGGGAGACGCAGAAATGGTTTATACAGGAGACTATAATATGACACCAGATAGACACCTTGGAGCAGCTCAAATTGATCGACTACGACTTGACCTTCTTATAACTGA ATCCACATATGCGACTACAATACGTGATTCAAGATATGCTCGAGAGAGGGAATTCCTTAAAGCT gttCATAAATGTGTATCTTGTGGAGGAAAGGTGCTTATTCCAACATTTGCACTTGGAAGAGCTCAG GAACTATGCATTTTGTTGGAAGACTACTGGGAACGCATGAATTTGAAGGTTCCTATCTACTTCTCAGCAG gtTTAACAATCCAAGCTAATGCATATTACAAGATGCTTATTCGTTGGACAAGGCAGAAGATTAAAGATACATACTCTAAACATAATGCTTTTGATTTTAAGAATg TTCAAAAATTTGAAAGGTCTATGATAGATGCTCCTGGCCCTTGTGTTCTTTTCGCCACTCCTGGGATGTTAAGCGGTGGATTTTCAGTTGAAGTTTTTAAGCACTGGGCAGTGTCAGAAAATAACCTTGTCAGTTTGCCTGG GTATTGTGTGCCTGGAACAATAGGTCATAAATTAATGTCAGATAAGCATGACAAAGTTGACCTGGATCCTAATACAAAAATAGATGTGCGTTGCCAG ATTCATCAGttggcttttagtcctcacacGGATTCTAAAGGGATAATGGATCTTGTAAATTTTCTCTCCCCGAAGCATGTTATACTAGTGCACGGCGAGAAGCATAAGATGGCTTCccttaaagaaaaaattcattCTGAATTGGGGATTCAATGTTATGATCCTGCAAATAATGAAACTGTAACCATTCCTTCAGCTAACTATGTATATGCAGAGACCTCAGACACTTTCATTCGAAGCTGCTTGAGTCCGAACTTCACATTTCAGAAGTGCAGTTCGGTGGACTTATGTAACTCAACTACGGTAGACAGAAACTTAATGCCTGAGCTTCAAGTTGAAGATGAAAGGGTAGCAGAAGGAGTTTTGGTCTTGGAGAAAGGAAAAAAGGCAAAGATTGTACACCAGGATGAACTTTTGCTTATGTTGGAGGAACAGAAGCACGATGCTTAG